A genomic segment from Malaclemys terrapin pileata isolate rMalTer1 chromosome 1, rMalTer1.hap1, whole genome shotgun sequence encodes:
- the LOC128830611 gene encoding cell surface glycoprotein CD200 receptor 1-B-like, giving the protein MAQMWPILAEFLLFLIKVVQGPADSTASAVVGTKAVLRCPNTSVSSLILVIWKIRPKSESHCSLAYRADANKTDRTNCSERMTWESSPDHDPALQIHPVRLADEGNYTCEIATSDGTFSLVSALTVLVPPVVTLTHGSNGVVVCQASAGKPAAEISWAEGNGHSTENKTHHTNGTVTTLSNMPMINSTNAHVTCLVTHPAMNQTQTIELSSELSADMTLSPILHYFLICTSSCIAVAVVALILYRTLKCRGRARGVVGLAGSAVHPESFESKTRNNLRPGTVNTTNSSTVESIYQNYSVQNIHKNINSLKTQRQRV; this is encoded by the exons CTGACAGCACAGCATCTGCAGTGGTAGGCACCAAGGCTGTGCTAAGATGCCCTAACACCTCAGTGTCATCTCTGATTTTGGTAATATGGAAAATAAGACCAAAGAGTGAAAGTCACTGCTCGTTGGCATATAGAGCGGATGCCAATAAGACAGACAGAACAAACTGCAGTGAGAGGATGACTTGGGAATCTAGTCCTGATCATGACCCCGCCCTTCAGATTCACCCTGTGAGACTTGCTGATGAGGGTAATTACACCTGTGAAATTGCAACTAGCGATGGGACTTTTTCCCTAGTCTCTGCTCTCACTGTGTTAG TCCCTCCTGTGGTGACTCTGACTCATGGTAGCAACGGGGTTGTTGTGTGCCAGGCATCTGCAGGGAAACCAGCTGCAGAAATCTCATGGGCCGAAGGGAATGGTCACAGCACTGAGAACAAAACTCATCACACCAATGGAACAGTGACCACACTCAGCAATATGCCTATGATCAACAGCACCAATGCTCACGTGACCTGCTTAGTTACCCATCCAGCCATGAACCAGACCCAGACTATAGAACTATCATCAG AACTTTCTGCGGACATGACACTTTCACCCATACTCCATTATTTCCTGATATGCACCTCTTCATGTATCGCTGTTGCAGTTGTTGCTCTGATTTTATACCGGACTTTAAAATGCAGAG gcagggccagaggCGTGGTGGGGCTGG cgggaagcgctgtgcatccggaaagctttgaaagcaaa ACTAGGAATAACCTCAGGCCTGGGACAGTTAACACAACTAACTCTTCCACCGTGGAAAGTATCTATCAGAATTACAGTGTACAGAACatacataaaaatattaattctCTAAAAACACAAAGGCAAAGAGTCTAG